A DNA window from Purpureocillium takamizusanense chromosome 9, complete sequence contains the following coding sequences:
- the MDM12_1 gene encoding 1-phosphatidylinositol-3-phosphate 5-kinase (BUSCO:EOG092600X0~EggNog:ENOG503NX7J~COG:T), with protein MASSTTSKPSDDPPPHPLGSPTSFRNRRGSFASMSGSSTVDREQLAQALDQIHTSASRCESLTTFNDFAPPPEGIPASESRGTAGELVQHGLSGLYSRFREAVGGGSPTKTAPRETAEAVAETAPKRGSTVDGHSSRPSISSLHRGDTAATVTTLSSQPNPTTDVSSAVFTSATENRHAPQSSKATSISLMSGQKSFGSSRQSLPTKATSAVTADPMIAAPAPLHRDASRSTIRTEDSGPGSSRRSLTKAEMQARISPADSSSSIYDPKEGKLPPRAGRDDTSSIDGSLDTPLSPAKSAAPIMPTIQTRHIRSPSNSSSLLSPDGVRRKPAVIDRISRSRSPRYPGSRESSLDRGTAEPSPIITSAHNVVYHDSFTQDSHAYTGQSGNLRIPGTVAGEERASEQMNAQLDKMRKQVLSKEFWMKDDTVKECFLCQTPFTAFRRKHHCRTCGCIFDSKCTTVVSGEKFGVQGSLRVCKNCLEVISRRFDGSGSDDSADERSFMPKIFGPNHSKGSSSTSQSRPKGQDPALGSEGSEDSRPVSTPMMAIPATRRVKDASRSSAILEIDAPQLSRPGSSRSLKSLAAGRPQSSAGHKRHHSKHGFLGRFKAPALEQPAPFRKGIADDNAKRPKFPAFHDDNIIDPELADYMSDDSSADEQVNSIFQTMGASEMHPASFENDKSGFAPYVNARKHRHRHGEKSISGMSFVSRGPYDDNGPLSLLSHRRSARRRNLSNVSGSVHHLGSPRPKSAVYKGPSASSEMLFPLDQSQLKSQVTRSDSLRRRPKAPREELNQSSLKHVDKLLHQLLADTEIPNPAAWKKALVPILLQLTDEVTPDINKGEDMDIRHYVKLKRIPGGKPGDTAYVSGVVFTKNLALKSMPRRIMNPRIVLVSFPIEYQRHQQQFMSLQPVIEQEKEFLRVVVQRITNLRPHVLLAQKGVSGIALQYLSEANISVAYNVKDTVIEAVARCAEAEIIESLDMLALPVRVGKCSAFEVRTFVNNDYPGRKKSYIFLSGCRPDLGCTIALRGANSKLLSKLKTVMEFMVYVVYNLKLESSLLRDESVEAPDAADSSMSSSVQALNDSLRSLSSASATDGSKAGPTMVINHPSSESEPPSQVTVESSSVGGVEDGESSQPGQPVPERPTLIPMHEQHSHASNDSQVPDDVPMPTFYSDMVAKYETKILSASPYVKFKQPYLLMRAREQERRLLYLKRLRDQDAVEEDSEKSGPQRFQLIKPEMVEKIGQQAPRQIMEVLHAVHDAEYDKALFNYQTQTRQWETYIQGNLDLFDPYSHQNIVVLYSVICTETKIPCIEPNLLAINFYDEQHVYTGMDPDCTLGQYIEDLAYAKTDICESNGCDKKMGEHHRTYVHDQYRITVFVETVTNGSPKRKELGDGITMWTYCKLCKKDSDVTAMSETTFKYSFGKYLELLYWGRGLKMKDVVDCMHDHHQDHVRYFGLGDSRIRIHLDPIDLLEIVVPRARITWKVVNDLKLKNEIYTKMEERWNKFMGSVKARLKSIRIDSVLPEKAESCKAELDQLTKKASEEQSAMVRQLQTVYVDSKYYEVVPFNSLVREMLEKAGEWDQIFAKFEADFLGDKDMRQLTMMQLKKMFTDNESKESLTSTEGPGSATDSDERPSQTFTDPEDKSTQPTEYTDTNMEASAESAKPTETSEEGKVGDEEKVSIPAEGAIERVEPLDLAGSPTSVRALPPTPLSPLPSGNEALPKSSSPPQLPDVESQSSTASTGTARTPTDSSVSGQSLSEKVDQMRREQALQAGAGSEAGLGTSELPRPVPDRGPPRKSGSNISPPLVRAISHPVRPLPRGTSAIAKPVSGKDIKPVVAESHAEQQPEGSIKVDKKLSDRLGLTALKNRSKGTTSGIPRLVHKKRESKVSTLARHFEQLSREFEKERIRDRKERAATLRQPRARLPRTSTKAIVQVYDDVNEAFEEPSALTETGPEAQPEPKQTNSAPTVAPEVPRSESQAEPPPPADNDTKPESQQAAEEPDETSNANASQAASDDECATSDAEASVPEEFLPDIKEIADALEPSTEIPLELPKHQKTSLMKYLTNFWAERSASGWPPLEYPVNPTDHIFVDSDIIVREDEPSSVIALALNSDDYQGKLATIRLEAQQMMQRENESAGDVEPRSAPVSDSADMAVDETELEMSLLRVTGTHLKYQFKEGPAVMTCKIFYAEQFDALRRKCGVAERIIESLSRCLKWDSRGGKTKSVFLKTLDDRLVLKSLSPVETSAFLRFAPGYFSIMAEALFHDLPSVIAKMLGFFQVIIKNPVTGTDTKLDLLITENLFYDRSPTRIFDLKGSMRNRKIQSTGEQNEVLLDENMVEYIYESPLFAREHSKKLLRASVWNDTLFLARQNVMDYSLMIAVDEERKELVVGIIDCIRTYTWDKKLESWIKDRGFAGGGRNRPTVTSPKEYKSRFREAMARYILQSPNCWHLFNNPQYPVYYGRARFEEPEAQTQ; from the exons ATGGCGAGCAGTACGACCTCGAAGCCTTCCGACGATCCTCCCCCCCATCCGCTCGGCTCGCCCACCAGCTTCCGGAACCGACGTGGTTCCTTCGCCTCCATGTCCGGCAGCTCCACCGTTGATAGGGAACAGCTTGCCCAAGCTCTCGACCAGATACACACGTCGGCGAGCCGCTGCGAGTCTCTTACCACCTTCAACGActttgctcctcctccggaGGGAATCCCTGCCTCGGAGAGTCGCGGCACGGCTGGCGAGCTCGTCCAACATGGCCTCAGCGGGCTATATAGCCGCTTCCGGGAGGCCGTAGGAGGTGGTAGTCCGAccaagacggcgccgagggagACCGCTGAAGCGGTGGCCGAGACTGCTCCGAAGCGCGGGTCGACTGTCGACGGTCACTCATCGCGTCCCTCCATATCCTCGCTGCATCGAGGGGACACTGCCGCAACCGTTACCACCCTTTCATCCCAACCCAACCCGACGACCGAcgtgtcgtcggccgtcttcaCCTCGGCGACCGAAAATCGTCACGCCCCGCAGTCATCCAAGGCGACGAGCATTAGCCTAATGTCAGGCCAAAAGTCGTTCGGCTCCAGCCGCCAAAGCCTGCCGACAAAGGCTACCAGCGCCGTCACTGCCGATCCCATGAtcgccgcgcccgctccGTTGCACAGAGATGCCAGTCGCAGCACCATTCGAACTGAGGACAGCGGACCTGGGTCCAGCCGGAGGAGCCTTACGAAGGCGGAAATGCAGGCTCGCATTTCCCCGGCCgactcctcgtccagcatcTACGATCCCAAGGAGGGCAAACTTCCACCGAGGGCCGGACGGGACGATACCTCTAGTATTGATGGCAGTCTTGACACGCCCCTGAGCCCAGCCAAGTCGGCCGCTCCCATCATGCCAACCATCCAGACGAGGCACATCCGTAGCCCATCCAATAGCTCCTCGCTGCTTTCGCCGGATGGCGTGCGGCGCAAGCCAGCCGTCATTGACAGGATCAGTCGATCCAGGTCACCGAGATATCCGGGGTCGAGGGAGTCGTCTCTCGACCGCGGAACCGCGGAGCCCAGTCCGATAATCACGTCCGCTCACAACGTGGTCTACCACGACTCCTTCACTCAGGACTCGCACGCCTATACGGGCCAGTCCGGAAACCTCCGCATCCCCGGAACAGTCGCAGGTGAGGAGCGGGCATCTGAGCAGATGAATGCTCAGCTCGACAAAATGCGGAAACAAGTGTTGAGCAAAGAGTTTTGGATGAAGGACGACACGGTTAAAGAGTGCTTTCTTTGCCAGACGCCATTCACGGCATTTCGACGAAAGCACCACTGCCGCACGTGTGGATGCATTTTCGACTCCAAATGCACCACAGTCGTGTCTGGTGAAAAGTTCGGTGTTCAGGGATCTCTGAGAGTGTGTAAAAACTGCCTCGAAGTTATCAGCCGGCGGTTCGACGGCAGCGGATCCGACGACTCCGCAGACGAGCGCTCCTTCATGCCCAAGATTTTTGGCCCAAATCACTCGAAAGGGTCTAGCAGCACAAGTCAATCGCGGCCCAAAGGCCAGGATCCAGCACTGGGATCTGAAGGCTCAGAGGACTCGAGGCCGGTCTCGACGCCCATGATGGCTATCCCAGCTACGCGTCGCGTCAAGGACGCAAGCCGCTCCTCTGCCATCCTAGAGATTGATGCGCCCCAGCTGAGCCGACCCGGATCTTCTCGCTCCCTCAAGTCATTAGCTGCCGGTCGACCACAGTCCTCTGCGGGCCACAAGAGACACCACTCGAAACACGGGTTTCTTGGGCGCTTCAAAGCCCCTGCCCTAGAGCAGCCTGCCCCGTTCCGCAAGGGTATCGCGGACGACAATGCCAAGAGGCCCAAGTTTCCTGCCTTTCATGACGACAATATTATTGATCCGGAGCTAGCCGACTACATGTCTGACGACTCCAGTGCGGACGAGCAAGTCAACAGCATCTTTCAGACCATGGGCGCGTCGGAAATGCACCCGGCAAGCTTCGAAAACGACAAGAGCGGCTTTGCCCCATACGTGAACGCCAGGAagcatcgccatcggcacGGAGAGAAGAGCATCAGCGGCATGAGCTTTGTCAGCAGAGGTCCgtacgacgacaacggcccTCTCAGCCTCTTGAGTCACCGGAGGTCAGCAAGACGGCGAAACTTGAGTAACGTGAGCGGGAGTGTTCATCACCTCGGCTCTCCTCGACCGAAGTCTGCGGTGTATAAAGGaccgtcggcatcgtccgAGATGCTCTTCCCTCTCGACCAAAGCCAACTGAAGTCGCAAGTAACTAGGAGCGACTCTCTGCGCAGGAGACCCAAGGCACCAAGAGAGGAGCTCAATCAGTCCAGCCTGAAACACGTAGACAAGCTGCTTCACCAGCTGCTGGCGGATACGGAGATACCTAACCCTGCCGCGTGGAAGAAGGCTCTCGTCCCGATACTCTTGCAACTAACGGACGAAGTAACCCCCGATATCAACAAAGGAGAGGACATGGACATCAGGCACTACGTTAAGCTAAAACGGATTCCCGGCGGCAAGCCGGGGGACACCGCCTACGTGTCTggcgtcgtcttcaccaAGAATCTTGCCCTCAAGAGTATGCCGCGCCGCATCATGAACCCCAGAATTGTGCTTGTCAGCTTCCCGATCGAATACCAGCGCCACCAACAGCAATTTATGAGCTTGCAGCCCGTAATCGAGCAGGAAAAGGAGTTTCTTCGTGTCGTGGTGCAGAGGATCACAAACCTGAGACCGCACGTGCTTCTGGCCCAAAAGGGCGTCTCTGGCATAGCACTGCAGTATCTCTCCGAGGCCAACATCTCGGTGGCATACAACGTTAAGGACACTGTCATCGAGGCCGTTGCCCGATGTGCCGAGGCCGAAATCATCGAATCTTTGGACATGCTGGCTCTTCCAGTGCGCGTCGGCAAATGCTCGGCCTTTGAAGTCAGAACATTTGTCAACAACGACTACCCTGGTCGGAAGAAGTCATACATCTTCCTGTCCGGGTGCCGACCGGATCTTGGCTGTACGATTGCCCTGCGAGGTGCAAACAGCAAATTACTGAGCAAGCTGAAAACCGTCATGGAATTCATGGTCTACGTTGTCTACAACCTAAAACTTGAGTCTAGTCTCTTGAGGGATGAGTCCGTTGAAGCGCCGGACGCCGCTGACAGCTCCATGTCGAGCTCGGTGCAAGCACTCAACGATAGCCTTAGGTCCTTGAGTTCCGCCAGTGCCACGGATGGCAGCAAAGCTGGGCCGACTATGGTTATAAACCATCCATCGAGCGAGAGCGAGCCTCCGTCGCAAGTGACGGTTGAGAGCTCCAGTGTGGGGGgtgtcgaggatggcgaaTCGAGTCAACCAGGTCAACCTGTCCCGGAGCGGCCAACGCTCATTCCCATGCACGAACAGCACAGCCATGCATCTAATGATAGCCAAgtgcccgacgacgtgccCATGCCGACCTTTTATAGCGATATGGTGGCCAAGTACGAGACGAAGATCCTCTCAGCGTCGCCTTACGTCAAGTTCAAGCAGCCTTACCTCTTGATGAGAGCGCGCGAGCAGGAGAGGCGTCTTTTGTACCTCAAGCGCCTTCGCGACCAAGATGCTGTCGAAGAGGATTCGGAAAAGTCTGGGCCGCAAAGATTCCAACTTATCAAGCCAGAGATGGTCGAGAAGATCGGCCAACAGGCCCCCCGACAGATCATGGAGGTGCTGCATGCAGTGCACGACGCTGAGTACGACAAGGCTTTATTCAACTACCAGACGCAGACGCGCCAGTGGGAGACGTACATCCAGGGCAACCTAGATTTGTTTGATCCTTATTCGCACCAGAATATTGTCGTCTTATATTCGGTCATCTGCACCGAAACAAAGATCCCCTGCATCGAGCCCAACCTGCTGGCCATCAACTTCTATGACGAGCAGCACGTGTACACGGGCATGGATCCGGACTGTACGCTTGGCCAGTACATCGAGGACTTGGCCTACGCAAAGACAGACATCTGCGAATCCAACGGCTGCGACAAGAAAATGGGCGAGCACCATCGCACCTATGTGCATGACCAGTATCGCATCACGGTCTTCGTGGAAACCGTCACAAACGGAAGCCCAAAGCGtaaggagctcggcgatggcATCACAATGTGGACGTATTGCAAACTTTGCAAGAAGGACTCGGATGTGACAGCCATGTCTGAGACTACCTTCAAGTACTCGTTTGGCAAGTATCTCGAGTTACTTTATTGGGGCCGCGGTCTCAAGATGAAGGACGTGGTCGACTGCATGCACGATCACCACCAAGACCACGTCCGATACTTTGGACTGGGTGACTCTCGCATCCGGATTCACTTGGATCCGATTGATTTGCTTGAGATTGTGGTGCCGCGAGCCAGGATTACGTGGAAAGTGGTCAACGACTTGAAGCTCAAGAACGAAATCTACACCAAGATGGAGGAACGCTGGAATAAGTTCATGGGATCCGTCAAGGCCAGGCTCAAGAGTATCCGGATCGACAGCGTCTTGCCTGAAAAAGCAGAATCGTGCAAGGCAGAACTCGATCAGCTAACGAAAAAGGCATCGGAAGAACAGTCCGCCATGGTCCGTCAACTCCAGACGGTGTACGTCGACTCAAAATACTACGAGGTGGTGCCATTCAACAGCCTTGTCCGCGAGATGCTGGAAAAGGCTGGCGAGTGGGACCAGATCTTTGCGAAGTTCGAGGCCGACTTCCTCGGCGACAAAGACATGCGACAGTTGACTATGATGCAACTGAAGAAGATGTTTACAGACAACGAATCTAAGGAGTCTCTGACGTCCACGGAAGGGCCTGGGTCAGCTACCGATAGCGACGAGCGACCCTCCCAGACGTTCACGGATCCGGAGGACAAAAGCACGCAGCCCACCGAGTACACCGACACGAATATGGAGGCAAGCGCCGAGTCTGCTAAGCCAACTGAGACGTCGGAAGAGGGCAAAGTGGGCGATGAGGAAAAGGTTTCCATCCCTGCCGAGGGCGCGATCGAGCGAGTTGAGCCTCTCGACCTTGCTGGCTCCCCGACTTCCGTCAGAGCGCTGCCTCCGACGCCTCTGTCCCCGCTTCCTTCCGGCAACGAAGCCCTGCCAAAGTCTTCGAGTCCTCCACAGCTCCCAGATGTGGAGTCTCAATCGTCTACTGCTTCGACCGGCACGGCCCGCACCCCAACGGATTCATCAGTGTCGGGCCAGTCCTTGTCGGAGAAGGTTGACCAGATGCGGCGTGAACAGGCGCTCCAGGCGGGAGCGGGCTCAGAAGCAGGCCTAGGGACCAGTGAACTTCCGAGGCCGGTGCCCGATCGTGGTCCGCCTCGAAAGTCTGGTTCGAACATTTCGCCGCCGTTAGTTCGAGCCATCTCGCATCCAGTACGGCCACTGCCCCGGGGGACATCTGCAATTGCAAAGCCCGTGAGTGGCAAAGATATCAAGCCCGTCGTGGCGGAGTCGCatgcggagcagcagccagaaGGCTCCATCAAGGTGGATAAGAAGCTCTCTGATCGCCTTGGCCTGACTGCCTTGAAGAACCGCTCTAAGGGGACAACGTCTGGGATCCCGCGACTTGTGCACAAAAAGAGGGAGTCTAAGGTCTCGACATTGGCTAGGCACTTTGAGCAACTCAGTCGCGAGTTTGAGAAGGAGCGTATTCGTGATCGTAAAGAGCGCGCGGCAACCCTGCGACAGCCTCGAGCGAGGCTGCCAAGGACATCGACCAAGGCCATCGTGCAAGTCTACGACGACGTGAATGAGGCGTTTGAAGAGCCTTCTGCCTTGACCGAAACAGGACCTGAAGCACAGCCAGAGCCTAAACAGACAAACAGTGCGCCTACCGTCGCCCCAGAAGTCCCCAGATCAGAATCTCAGGCCgaaccgccaccgccggcggaCAACGACACAAAACCCGAGAGCCAGCAGGCGGCAGAAGAGCCCGACGAGACCAGCAATGCGAACGCTAGTCAAGCGGCATCAGATGACGAGTGCGCGACGAGTGACGCCGAAGCCTCTGTGCCGGAAGAATTCCTTCCTGACATCAAAGAGATTGCTGATGCACTTGAGCCAAGTACCGAGATACCTCTCGAACTGCCCAAGCATCAGAAGACTAGCCTCATGAAGTATCTTACCAACTTCTGGGCAGAGAGATCTGCGAGCGGCTGGCCACCACTCGAGTACCCTGTCAACCCGACGGACCACATCTTTGTCGACTCGGACATTATCGTACGAGAAGACGAGCCGAGCTCTGTCATTGCTCTAGCGCTTAACAGCGACGACTACCAGGGCAAGCTTGCCACGATCAGGCTCGAGGCTCAGCAAATGATGCAGAGAGAGAACGAATCCGCCGGGGACGTGGAGCCAAGGTCGGCGCCGGTGTCGGAcagcgccgacatggccgtgGACGAGACAGAGCTGGAAATGAGTTTACTGCGTGTCACCGGAACGCACCTGAAGTATCAGTTCAAGGAGGGACCTGCCGTCATGACATGCAAGATCTTTTATGCGGAGCAGTTCGACGCTCTGCGACGCAAGTGTGGTGTGGCTGAGCGGATCATTGAGTCTCTGTCTCGGTGCTTGAAGTGGGATTCCAGGGGCGGCAAAACAAAGTCGGTCTTTTTGAAGACTCTAGATGATCGGCTGGTGCTCAAG TCACTTTCGCCCGTGGAAACGTCAGCTTTTCTACGGTTTGCTCCTGGATACTTTagcatcatggccgaggcATTGTTTCACGATCTGCCCTCGGTTATTGCAAAGATGCTGGGCTTCTTCCAGGTCATCATCAAGAACCCCGTGACCGGAACTGACACGAAACTCGACCTTCTCATCACCGAAAACCTCTTTTACGACCGCTCGCCAACACGAATTTTCGATCTCAAGGGGTCCATGCGCAACCGCAAGATCCAGTCCACAGGAGAGCAAAATGAGGTGCTCCTGGATGAGAACATGGTTGAGTACATTTACGAGTCGCCGCTGTTCGCAAGAGAGCATTCCAAGAAACTTCTTAGGGCGTCGGTGTGGAATGACACGCTGTTCTTGGCGCGGCAGAACGTTATGGATTATTCACTCATGATTGCTGTGGACGAAGAGAGGAAGGAGCTGGTGGTTGGCATAATCGACTGCATTAGGACATATACTTGGGATAAGAAACTGGAGAGCTGGATCAAGGATCGCGGCTTCGCAGGAGGTGGTCGCAACAGACCAACGGTAACAAGTCCCAAGGAGTACAAGTCGCGGTTccgcgaggccatggcccg ATACATCCTGCAATCGCCCAACTGTTGGCATCTGTTTAACAACCCGCAGTACCCCGTGTACTACGGGCGAGCGCGATTTGAAGAGCCCGAGGCTCAGACACAGTGA
- the MDM12_2 gene encoding 1-phosphatidylinositol-3-phosphate 5-kinase (EggNog:ENOG503NX7J~COG:T), translated as MSVDLNWETLTSGPDGDALAERIRTFIHDKFQTVPLPRFIRSVNVHGFDFGKIPPELELKDMTDPLPDFYEHELDDDDESDEDCDDDDEGGEQQQDALTAAAAVAAAAAAAAAGATQGARGSRRRSRPPGSLRTTGLRGEFDMGSPFLGTSTPGILGGPGRNYFQGHLGTGTHTPLAAVAGAQQRGNGGWMGGGGSGSLSPALASYDDDEYGYDYDGDGGGGAAAIRGFGAGHHYHHHHGRHPSQSSVISSVDNFLEHPEHPAAQALREKSSVSTLAPTSVGTSRPPTRDAGHLNESAIVDEHEDDSGGGGSAEAAPAHGDGQQQQQPQPRREPRVEDVQAVFRIRYAGDVRLNLTAEILLDYPMPSFVGIPLKLNITGLSFDGVGVLAKIRKRVHFCFLSPEDAMAAIGPDDDDDDDDDDDDGHRASRTNAAAATAATITPGTNGSGGGKDARDQHHQHQQHQQNQRPQHKGRVGGLLQEIRVESEIGEREGGKQSLKNVGKVERFVLEQVRRIFEEEFVYPSFWTFLV; from the coding sequence ATGTCCGTCGACCTCAACTGGGAGACGCTGACGAGCGGGcctgacggcgacgccctcgcggaGCGCATCCGCACCTTCATCCACGACAAGTTCCAgacggtgccgctgccgcgcttcATCCGCAGCGTCAACGTCCATGGCTTCGACTTTGGCAAGATCCCGCCCGAGCTGGAGCTCAAGGACATGACGGACCCGCTGCCGGACTTTTACGAGCATGAgctggacgatgacgacgagagcgacgaggattgtgacgacgacgatgaaggcggggagcagcagcaggatgcgttgacggcggcggcggctgtcgctgctgccgccgccgccgcagcagcgggagcgACGCAGGGTGCTCGTGGCAGCAGAAGAAGGAGCAGGCCGCCAGGCAGCTTGCGGACTACGGGGCTGAGGGGCGAGTTCGACATGGGGAGCCCGTTCCtgggcacgtcgacgccggggatcctcggcgggccggggcgcAACTACTTCCAGGGCCACCTCGGGACGGGGACGCACACGCCGctggccgcggtggcgggcgcgcagcagcgcggaAACGGGGGctggatgggcggcggcggcagcggctcttTGTCACCGGCACTTGCGAgctacgacgacgatgagtaTGGCTATGACtacgacggtgacggcggtggtggtgcggcggccaTCCGTGGGTTCGGCGCGGGCCACCattaccaccaccaccacgggcggCATCCGTCGCAAAGCAGCGTGATCTCCTCGGTGGACAACTTCCTCGAGCACCCGGAGCaccccgccgcgcaggccctcCGCGAGAAGTCGAGCGTGTCGACACTGGCGCCCACATCGGTGGGCACGTCGCGGCCCCCGACACGGGACGCGGGGCACCTGAACGAGTCGGCTATCGTCGATGAGCACGAAGACgacagtggcggcgggggttctgctgaggcggcgcccgcgcatGGCGACggacaacagcaacaacagccgcagccgcggaGGGAGccgcgcgtcgaggacgtgcaGGCCGTGTTCCGGATCCGCTACGCGGGGGACGTGCGGCTCAACCTGACGGCCGAGATACTGCTCGACTACCCGATGCCCAGCTTCGTGGGGATCCCGCTCAAGCTCAACATCACGGGCCTGTCGTTTGACGGGGTGGGCGTGCTGGCCAAGATTCGCAAGCGCGTGCACTTTTGCTTCCTGAGCCCCGAGGATGCCATGGCAGCCATCGGGccggacgatgacgatgatgacgatgatgacgatgacgacggccaccgCGCAAGCAGAACtaatgctgctgctgctactgccgcTACGATTACGCCCGGCACGAACGGCTCTGGCGGTGGAAAGGATGCCAGGGACCAACATCAccagcatcaacaacaccagCAGAACCAGCGTCCGCAGCACAAGGGCAgggtcggcggcctcctACAGGAGATTAGGGTGGAAAGCGAGATTGGtgagcgcgagggcggcaagcagAGCCTCAAGAACGTGGGCAAGGTGGAGCGGTTCGTGCTGGAGCAGGTGAGGAGGATATTCGAGGAGGAATTTGTGTATCCCAGCTTCTGGACGTTTTTGGTATGA
- the VPS28 gene encoding Vacuolar protein-sorting-associated protein 28 (EggNog:ENOG503NV62~COG:U), producing the protein MMPRQGYAPTPHSYVPNTNLSATINLDEEVKLTNTRAERDLQDSLAELFSIIVTLDELEKAFLKDAIPEAEYTEICERSLRQYKALLADEGIAREFEGLEEFKAKWDLEAPRATERLRVGMPSTTVTASSFSAAPAAPTAANNTSGVLILEATQEFITFLDAVKLGMLSKDQLHPLLSDVIQSVNRVTDQDFDNRGKIVQWLITLNQMRATEELSEQQARELEMDIQQAYQGFRRTLT; encoded by the exons ATGATGCCCAGACAAGGCTATGCGCCTACGCCGCATAGCTACGTTCCTAACACGAACCTCTCGGCGACCatcaacctcgacgag GAAGTGAAGCTCACCAACACCCGCGCCGAACGCGACCTGCAAGACTCCCTCGCGGAGCTCTTCAGCATCATAGTCACACTCGATGAGCTCGAAAAGGCCTTCCTCAAGGACGCCATCCCCGAGGCCGAGTACACGGAGATTTGCGAGCGCTCGCTGCGCCAGTACAAGGCGttgctggccgacgagggcatAGCGCGCGAGTTTGAGGGCCTGGAGGAGTTCAAGGCCAAGTGGGAT CTCGAGGCCCCCCGCGCGACCGAGCGTCTCCGCGTCGGCATGccctccaccaccgtcacggcctcgtccttttccgcagcgcccgccgcccccacgGCCGCAAACAACACGAGCGGCGTGCTGATCCTCGAGGCGACGCAAGAGTTCATCaccttcctcgacgccgtcaagctcGGCATGCTGTCCAAGGACCAGCTCCACCCGCTGCTCTCCGACGTGATCCAGTCGGTCAACCGCGTCACCGACCAGGACTTTGACAACCGCGGCAAGATTGTGCAGTGGCTCATTACCCTGAACCAGATGCGCGCTACCGAGGAGCTgagcgagcagcaggcgcgcgagctcgagatGGATATCCAGCAGGCCTATCAAGGGTTTAGGAGAACCTTGACATGA